From a single Rutidosis leptorrhynchoides isolate AG116_Rl617_1_P2 chromosome 5, CSIRO_AGI_Rlap_v1, whole genome shotgun sequence genomic region:
- the LOC139849020 gene encoding secreted RxLR effector protein 161-like: MIPSIKLKTDEGELLMNPKKYRRIVGKLNYLTLTCPDITFPVSVVSQFLSSSRTSHWDVVTHILKYLKGTPGRGLLYQNHGHHTIEGFSDADYNGDPATKRFTTGYCVFVGGNLVFWKSKKQNVVSRSSAESEYRAMAQTTCELIWVRNLLSEIGFAQSEPMNLWCDNKAAIHIASNPVFHERTKHIEVDCHFTREKLEEGIIQTPHIKSNEQLADLFTKALPGNYIRQFCDKLGMINIYAPA, encoded by the coding sequence ATGATACCGAGTATAAAGCTAAAAACTGACGAAGGAGAACTTCTTATGAACCCAAAAAAATATAGAAGGATTGTCGGCAAGCTAAATTATCTTACACTCACCTGTCCTGATATTACTTTCCCGGTGAGTGTTGTTAGTCAGTTCTTGTCATCTTCGAGAACCTCACATTGGGATGTTGTCACTCATATCTTAAAGTACTTAAAAGGTACACCTGGTCGTGGTCTTTTATACCAGAATCATGGTCATCACACTATCGAGGGATTTTCTGATGCTGATTATAATGGTGATCCTGCAACTAAACGGTTTACAACTGGTTATTGTGTCTTCGTTGGAGGAAATCTTGTATTttggaaaagtaagaaacaaaatGTGGTATCTCGTTCAAGTGCGGAATCTGAGTATCGAGCCATGGCCCAGACAACTTGTGAACTTATTTGGGTTCGTAATCTTCTTAGCGAGATTGGTTTTGCTCAGTCCGAACCAATGAATTTATGGTGTGATAACAAAGCAGCCATTCATATTGCAAGCAACCCCGTCTTCCATGAAAGGACCAAACATATTGAAGTTGACTGTCATTTTACTCGAGAAAAGTTAGAAGAAGGAATTATTCAAACACCCCATATCAAAAGTAATGAACAGTTGGCTGACTTATTCACCAAAGCATTACCTGGAAATTACATCCGTCAGTTTTGTGACAAGCTGGGCATGATCAATATCTATGCTCcagcttga
- the LOC139848042 gene encoding acyl-CoA-binding domain-containing protein 3-like — MELFQELVFTISFSVIISLLVAKLFSIVSSFDDENPTVSIRVEEKKIDKEWVVCDSEKDPCLCFDGADDQVKVSKDEDDLGNGVVIDELKSVGGVGEHKVFDESPERDEFEDEGNVVECDFGGEVDKEVLCEIDVDEVKVEEGDGVVIDDNDDVDDDDDDEDWQGIETTELEKRFGSAVAFMGSKSSADRVNLIDNEVKIQLYGLHKVAIEGSCFEPQPMALKVSARANWNSWKRLENLGREDAMEQYIALLSQHVPDWMGRHVSDKQ, encoded by the exons ATGGAGCTGTTTCAAGAATTAGTATTTACAATATCTTTCTCTGTTATAATTTCATTAttagttgcaaagttattttcaattGTATCAAGTTTTGATGATGAGAATCCAACTGTTTCAATTAGGGTTGAAGAAAAAAAGATTGACAAAGAATGGGTTGTTTGTGATTCTGAAAAAGATCCGTGCTTGTGCTTTGATGGTGCTGATGATCAGGTTAAAGTTagtaaagatgaagatgatttaggAAATGGAGTTGTGATTGATGAGTTGAAAAGTGTCGGTGGAGTTGGTGAgcacaaggtgtttgatgaaagTCCTGAGAGAGATGAATTTGAAgatgagggtaatgtggtggagtGTGATTTTGGTGGTGAAGTAGATAAGGAAGTATTATGTGAAATTGATGTGGATGAAGTGAAGGTTGAGGAGGGGGATGGGGTTGtgattgatgataatgatgatgttgatgatgatgatgatgatgaagattggcaGGGGATTGAGACGACTGAATTGGAGAAGAGATTTGGGTCAGCTGTTGCGTTTATGGGGTCGAAAAGTAGTGCTGATCGTGTTAATTTGATTGATAATGAAGTGAAGATACAGTTGTATGGGCTTCATAAGGTTGCCATTGAAGGTTCTTGCTTTGAACCACAACCGATGGCTCTTAAGGTTTCTGCACGTGCTAACTG GAATTCATGGAAACGTTTAGAGAATTTAGGGCGAGAAGATGCAATGGAACAATATATTGCTCTTCTCTCTCAACACGTTCCTGATTGGATGGGACGTCATGTTTCT GACAAACAATGA